The following is a genomic window from Amycolatopsis acidiphila.
CGTCAGCGGGACGTCCGCGTCCGTCGCGAAGATGACCTTGTAGTACCCCTGGTCCCGGGTGAACCCGGACGCGGGGCCGAAGGCGAGGCGGCGGACTCCCGAATGCAGCCCGTCCGCGCCCACGACGACGTCGAACCGACGTGACGTCCCGCCGGCAAACGTCACGTCCACCCCATCGGCGTCCTGACGCAGTGCGGCGATGGACTCGTCGAAGAGGTATTCGACGTCTTCGCGAGTGGCGTCGTACAAGATCCGGCCGAGGTCGGCGCGCAGGATCTCGATGTCGGCGATGATCCCGCCGGAGTGACCGCTCAGGTCGCTGCCCCAGTTCCACAGCCGCCGGTTGTCCCGGTCGACCGCACTCATTCCGACCACGCCGGTGTGGCAGGCGCGGACCTGCGGCATCAGACCCATCCGCTCGATCACCTCGCGGGCCACGCCGCGCAGGTCGACCGCCTGCCCGCCCTCCCGTGGTGCCGGGGCCCGTTCGACGACGGTGACGGTGCAGCCGTAACGGCGCAGCCAGTAGCCCAGCGTCGGTCCGGCGATGCTCGCTCCAGAAATCAGTACGTTAGTCATGCGTACACCGTACGAACACTTGCGGTACGATGTAAAGTTTCCTAGTGCACCTACTCCGAAGTGCGAGAACACAGACAAGCGCACTAGTACACTGAAGGGCTCCAGAATGCCGCACCCGTACGCCAGGATCGTCGCCGAGCTGCAGCGCCGAATCGCCACCGGCGAGCTGCGCCCGGGTGACCGGGTCCCCTCGACGCGCCAGCTGACCCAGGAATGGGGCGTCGCGATGGCCACCGCGACCAAGGCGTTGTCGACCCTGCGGCAGCAGGGGCTGGTGCGGGCGGTGCAGGGCGTCGGCACGGTCGTCGCGGACGGGCGGCGGGCTCCGCGCGCCGAGCCCGAGCAGGAGCTGACCCGAGAGCGCGTGGTGGCCGCGGCCATCCAGGTCGCCGACGCCGAGGGCATGGCGAACGTGTCGATGCGCCGGATCGCGACCGAGCTGGGCGTCGCGACGATGTCGCTGTACCGGCACGTGCCCGGCAAGGAGGAGCTGGTCGTGCTGATGGTCGACACCGCGATCGCGGAGGAGAGCCTGCCGGAGACGCCGCCGGACGGCTGGCGCGCGCGGCTCGAGCTGTCGTCGCGGCTGCAATGGCGCCTCTACCGCAAGCACCGCTGGCTGGCTCCGGCGATCTCGATGACCAGGCCGCAGGCCCTGCCGAACGCGCTCAACCACACGGAATGGTCCCTGCGGGCGCTGGCGGGCGTGGAGCCGAAGGCCAGGCTCTACGCCTACCTGACCGTCTTCGGCTACGTCCGCGGGGTGGCGATGAACCTGGAGGCCGAGGCCCAGGCGGAGCAGGACACCAGGCTGACGCCGGACGAGTGGATGGACACCCAGGAGGACTTCCTGAAGCCGCTCGTCGACAGCGGGCGGCTGCCCGCGTTCGCCGAGCTCGTCACGCACGACATAGATTTCGAGCTGGAGGACCTCTTCGAGTTCGGCCTGGCGCGGGTACTCGATGGGCTGGAGAAATTGGTCGTACCGCCGATGCGGTGACACGCAGGGTAGCTCCGTGATCGTTCCCGGGTCGACGCCGTAGCCTGACCGGGTGACCGGGACGGAAAACCAGGCCGAGGGACGTCTGATCGCCGGCCGGTACCGGCTGGAGCGCCGCATCGGCGGCGGGGCAATGGGCGTCGTGTGGCTCGCGAAGGATGAGCTGCTCGACCGGACCGTTGCGCTGAAACACCTTCTCCTGACCGCCGGACTGAGCGCCGAGGAGGCCGAACACGCGCGCAAACGCTCCTCGCGCGAGGCCCGGATCGCGGCGCGGCTGCAGCACCGGCACGCCATCACCGTCTTCGACGTCGCCGACGACGACGGCATGCCCGTGCTGGTCATGGAGTACCTGCCCTCGCAGAGCCTCGCCGAGGTGCTCACCGCGCGCGGCCCACTGCCGCCGGAGGAGGTCGCCCGCATCGGCGCGCACGCCGCGTCCGCGCTCGCCGAGGCCCACGCCGCGGGAATCGTGCACCGGGACGTGAAGCCCGGGAACATCCTGCTCGGCGAGGACGGCACCGCGAAGATCACCGACTTCGGCATCTCGCGCGCCACGGACGACGGCACCCTCACCGGCAGCGGCGCCTTCGCGGGCACGCCCGCGTTCCTCTCGCCCGAAGCCGCCCGCGGCGAGCGGCCGACCGCCGCGTCGGACGTCTTCTCCCTCGGGGCGACGCTCTACGCGATCGTCGAGGGCCGCTTCCCCTATGGCGACTCCGACAACCAGATGGCGCTGCTCTACTCTGCCGCCGCGGGCCGGGTGAACCCGCCGCAGCAGGCCGGCCCGCTGACCGCGGTGCTGGACCGGATGATGCGGGTCGACCCCGAGGAGCGGCCGACCATGGCCGAGGTCGCCACCGAGCTGGAGAAGCTGGCGAGCCCGACGCCGGAGGAGCGCCGCCGCAGCCGGGCGCTGGTCTGGGCGGGGGCCGGCGCGGTGGTGCTCGTCGCGGCCGTCGTGACCACCCTGCTGCTGGTGAACAACGGCTCCGGCGGGCAGAACGCGTCGCCGCCCGCATCGTCGGCCCAGCAGCCGGCGCCGTCCTCCCAGCAGCAGGCTCCGCCGCCGACGACCGGCCGGACGACCAGCTCGTCGTCCTCGGCTCCGCCGTCGAGCACGTCGCACCCCAGCACGAGCGCCGCGACCACCACCGATCCCGTGCAGTTCATGCGCGACTACTACGCGGCGATGCCCGGCGGGATCAGCGCCGGCTGGGCCAAGCTCAGCCCGGCGATGCAGGGGCAGGTCGGGTACCCGTACTACCAGCGGTACTGGAGTGAGATGAGCAGCTTCCAGGTCGTCAGCGGCCCCCAGCTGGTCGGCGCGAACACCGTCGAGTCCACCCTCGACTTCGTGCAGCGCGGCCAGCACTTCCGGGAGCGCCACCGGGTGACGCTGATCGAGAGCGACGGCCGCCTGCTCGTCAACAGCGACTCCTCGTCGAACGCCTAGGGCAGGTAGTACATCGGGTTCGGCAGCTTCACGCCCTTCTCGGCGTGGCCGCCCTCGAGGTCGCTGTACTGGTCGCCCAGGTTGAGCACGATGTCGGCCCCGGTCGACTCGATGTGCGCGCGGGTCTCGGACTTGTACTGCACAGTGGTGCACGTCAGCCCGCAGTCAAGGTATGCGGGCGCGGTGCCTTCGGGCTTGAAGTAGGCCTCGGCCGGCGCGGGGTAGCCCTCGTTGGCCAGGTTCTTCAGCGAGGCCGGTCCCTGGTGCTGGCTGCGCCCGGTCAGGAAGTACACCTTGACGCCGTGCTGCGCGGCCCAGTTGGCCAGGTGCAGCGTCGGCTTGATCGCCGGGAAGGTGCCGTTGTCGATCGCCTGCTGCTGCTTGACCGGGTCGAAGCCGAAGTCGTTGTCGGCCTCCCAGCCGTAGGTGACCTCGGAGGTGTCGTCGACGTCGAGCACGATCGCCGGGTTCCGCACCCCCTGCTGCAGCCGCCGCGCGAGGTACTGCTGTGCCTGGTCCGCCTGGCGCTGGGTGTCCCGGGCCCAGCGGCTGGTGTCCGACTCGTGGTGGTGCCCGGCCGCGTCCACGGTGTCGCCGTAGTAGGCCTTCACGTCGAGCTTGACCTGACCGATGTTGGCCGGCTCGTGGCTCCCGCCGCCCTGGGTGGCGAGCGCGGTGGCGCCGCCCGCGACGGTCGCCCCGATCGCGGCCGCGGCGGCGAGCTTCACCAGACCGGACATCCTGCGCACAAACATGTCTTGGCTCCCAACGTGAAGTGAACGTTAGGCAAACTACGTCATCACGCAGGAATCCGGGACGCTTGGCACAAAAAATTCACGGGCGAGCGGCCGATCCGGGTCAGCACGACCGTCGCCTCGCGCGGGCCGCCGAGCTTGAGCCGCTTGCGCAGGGCGTCCGGGTCGAGGTCCAGACCGCGCACGAGGATCTCCAGTCGGCCGATCTCGTGCCGCTTCAGCAAGGCCCGCAAGGACTTCTCCTGGTACGGCCCGTGCTCGACGATCCGGAACGCGCGCACCCCGGGCGGCGGCTCGTCGCCGGTGAGGTAGGCGATCCGCTCGTCGAGCTGCCACAGGCCGTGCCGCGCGCCGTAGTGCTTGACCAGCCCGGCCCGGACGACGGCGCCGTCGGGGTCGATGATCCACTCCCCCGGCTCGCCCGCGCCGACGTCGTCCGGCTCGTCGCTGGTGACCGTCCACTGTGGACCATCGCTGCGCAGGACCGTCGCCCGGCGCGCGGCGGTGGCGAGGTCGCCGGTCCACAGGCACGCCTCGCGGACCTGCCCGTCCAGCGACACCAGCTCGACCTCGTCCGCCCACGGCAACGCGGCCCGGTCCAGGCCCGGGGACACCTTGACCGCCAGCTCCCGCCCCGCGTACACCTCGGCGAGCTCGCCGAGCGGTGGCGCGAAGTCCTCGGGCCGCCAGCGCCGGCCCCTGGCGTCGCGGCGCGCCGGGTCGGCGACGACCACCGTGCCGCGGCTCACCGGACGCAGCGCGTCCGCCCGCACCAGGGGCACGCCGGGGCAGTTGTGCCGGGCCATCGCCAGCCGCACCTCGTCGAGGTCCGACCCGACCACGCGCCGGGCGACCCGCGCCAGCTCCGCGAGGTCGGCGCCGATCGAGCAGGTCACGTCGTGCACATCCAGGCCTTCGAGCCGGGCCGCGCGGTGCCGCGCCACCGCCGACGCGCTCGCCTGCTGCAGCGCGTCACCCGTGAACAGCCAGTCGTCCGCGTCGAGCTTCGCCCGCGCTTTCCGGCGCAGTGCCACGGTTTCCAGCACGGCGGCCGCGCGCTCGCCGACGATCCGGCGAGCGGCCTCGACGTCGGCGATGCGCGTGGGGTCCAGCTCCGCGCATCCGGCGAGCGCGTTCCTGCCCTCGGCCGAGCGCAGGAACGCGACGTCGCCGAGCGAGAACGCGTAGGCCAACTACAGCTCGACCGGCGCGGACGGCTTGCGGCCGGTGATCATCACGTTGTAGAACAGCTCCCGCGGCAGCACCTTCGACAGCAGCTTGCGGTCCAGCGCCGACAGCCGCAGCCACAGGTGGTAGGCGAACATCCGCCACCGCACGGTCAGCTTCTCCTGCGGCACCGCGGCTTCGAAGGTGCGGATCGGCCAGCCCGCCAGCGCCGCCGCGAACTCCTCGGTGACCGCCTTGACGTCCACCGCGCCGGCGCCGAGCGACATCCGCTCCAGCTCGCTCGGGTCGAAGGTGTGGATGTCGACCACGGCCTCCAGCGCGGCGGCCCGCGAGGACTCGTCGAGCTCCTCCTGCGGACGGCGCCACGAGTTCAGCGGGCCGAGCTTCGTCACGTTCGTGGTCAGCCACCAGGTGAACTGGCCCAGCTTGCGGGCGTAGAAGTCGCCGACCTTCGTCGGCTCGCCCGCGAACACGAACCGCCCGCCCGGCTTGAGCACCCGCAGCACCTCGCGCAGCGCGGCGGGCACGTCCGGGATGTGGTGCAGCACCGCGTGCCCCACGACGAGGTCGAAGCTGTCGTCCGGGTACGGGATCCGCTCCGCGTCCGCGACCCGGCCGTCGACGTCGAGGCCCAGCTTCTCCGCGTTGCGCAGCGCCACCTGCACCATGCCCGGCGACAGGTCGGTGACCGAGCCCTTCTTGATCACGCCGCCCTGCATCAGGTTCAGCAGGAAGAACCCGGTGCCGCTGCCCAGCTCCATCGCCGTCGGATAGGGCTGGCCGTCCTCGCCCGCGACCGCGTTGAACACGTCGGTGGCGTAGGAGATGCAGCGCTCGTCGTAGGAGATCGACCACTTCTCGTCGTAGGTGCCGGCCTCCCAGTCGTGGTAGAGGACGTTGGCCAGCTTCGGATCGGCGTAGGCGGCCTGGACCTCTTCGGCGGTGGCGTGCGGGTTCGGGGCGGGATCGGACACGTCATTTCCCTTCGAAGGTGGCCTTGCCCGGGCCGTTCTCGATGAAGGACTGCATCCCGTTGGTCTGGTCCTCGGTGGCCCAGAGCGCGGTGAACAGGTACGTCTCGAGCTTGAGCCCGCTCGCGAGGTCGCCGTCGAGACCGCCGTCGATCGCCGCCTTCGCGTTGGCGAGCGCGACCGCGGGGCCGTTCGCGAACTGCGCGGCCCACTTATGCGCGGCGGTGTAGACGTCGTCCGGCGCCACCAGCTCGTCCACGATGCCCAGGCTCAGCGCCTCCTCGGCCTTGGCGAACCGGCCGGTGAACACCAGGTCCTTCGCCTTGCTCGGGCCGACCAGCCGCGCGAGGCGCTGCGTGCCGCCGGCACCGGGGATGATGCCGAGCAGGATCTCCGGCTGGCCCACCTTCACGTTGTCCCCGGCGATCCGCCGGTCCGCGGCCAGCGCCAGCTCCAGGCCGCCGCCGAGGGCGTAGCCGGTGATCGCGGCGACGGTCGGCTTCGGGATCGCGGCCACCGCGGCGACCGTGTTCTGCAGAGCCGTGCCGAAGGAGCGCATCTCGGCGTAGGACCGGGCGGCCATCTCCTTGACGTCGGCGCCGCCGCAGAAGGTCTTCTCGCCGCCGTAGAGGATCACCGCGCGCACGTCGGCCCGCTCGGTGGCCTCCTCGGCCGCCTCGCCCAGCTCGGCCTGCACCTGGTTGTTGATGGCGTTGACCGGCGGGCGCTCCAGCCGGATCGTGCCGATCCCGCCGTCCACCTCGAGCCGTACGAACTCGCCCACGCTGGCTTCCTCCTCAAATGGTTACTGGCCGGTACCCTACCGCCGCCGCGCGAAGAACCGGTCGCCCGAGCGCTCGAGCAGCAGGTCCTGGTCGAACGTCTTGGACAGGTTCTCCGCCGTCAGCACATCGTCGATCAGCCCGGCCACCACCGCACGGCCGTCGCGCAGCAGGAGCGCGTGGGTGAAGCCGGGCGGGATCTCCTCGACGTGGTGCGTCACCAGCACCATCGCCGGGGCGTCGGGGTCGAGCGCCAGCGCGGACAGCCGCGCCACCAGGTCCTCGCGGCCGCCCAGGTCCAGGCCGGCGGCCGGCTCGTCCAGCAGCAGCATCTCCGGGTCGGTCATCAGGGCACGCGCGATCAGGACCCGCTTGCGCTCGCCCTCGGACAGGGTGCCGAAGGTGCGCTCCGCGAGATGCGTCACACCGAGCGCGCCGAGCAGCTCCAGCGCGCGGTCCATGTCGAGGGTGTCGTACTCCTCGCGCCACCGGCCGAGGACCGCGTACCCGGCGCTGACCACGACGTCCCGGACCAGTTCGTCGCCGGGGACGCGGCCCGCGAGCGCGGCCGAGGTGAAGCCGATGCGCGGGCGCAGCTCGAAGATGCCGACCTTGCCGATCCGCTCGCCGAGCAGGTCCACGGTGCCGGTGGTGGGGTGCAGCTCCGCGGCCGCCAGGCGCAGCAGCGTGGTCTTGCCCGCGCCGTTGGGGCCGAGCACCACCCAGCGCTCGTCCAGTTCCACGGCCCAGTCGAGGCCCGCGAGCAGTTCGGTGCTGCCGCGGCGGACCCCCACGCCCGACATCCGCACCACGAGGTCGTCAAGGTTGTCCGTCTCGCTCACGCGCCCATTGTGGTCATAGTTGCCGGTCCCCATGGCAGCGGCCCCGTACCAGAACGTGAGACGTCACGAGGGGTAGCCGGAAGCCGTGGCAGGATGCGGTTCGTGATCGCTTCGCCGTCCCAGCAGCTCGCGGGTGACTTCTGGCGTGATCGCACCGTCGACCTGCTCCTGGTCGCGTCCTGCGGCTGTACCGGCCCGTCCGCCGTGTCCCGCAGTCCACTAGTTCCAGGAGCCTTCGTTGACCCAGTCCGTCCTCGACATCGAGATCCATCCGCAGCTGTCCGGCGTGCTCACGCACGAGCTGCTCGACCCTTCGCGTCTACTGTGGACCTCCAGTCAGCTGGCCGCGCTGACCGGCCGGGTCGCGCGTGAGCTGACCGGCCCGCTGCACGAGATCCTGCACTTCGACGTCGACCAGCGCTGGTGGGCCCGCCTCGCGCTGACCGACGGCGTGGAGCTGTGGCTGCTGTCCTGGCTGCCCGGCCAGCAGACCAAGCCGCACGACCACGGTGGCGCCGCCGGCTCGTTCACCGTCCTGCGGGGCGAGGTCACCGAGGAGTACCGCTACCCCGGCGGGCCGATCCGGACCCGCACCCACGGGACCGGGACGGGCATCGGGTTCGGCGCGGGACGCGCACACCAGGTGACCGGCGCCGGGACC
Proteins encoded in this region:
- a CDS encoding ABC transporter ATP-binding protein, which encodes MGTGNYDHNGRVSETDNLDDLVVRMSGVGVRRGSTELLAGLDWAVELDERWVVLGPNGAGKTTLLRLAAAELHPTTGTVDLLGERIGKVGIFELRPRIGFTSAALAGRVPGDELVRDVVVSAGYAVLGRWREEYDTLDMDRALELLGALGVTHLAERTFGTLSEGERKRVLIARALMTDPEMLLLDEPAAGLDLGGREDLVARLSALALDPDAPAMVLVTHHVEEIPPGFTHALLLRDGRAVVAGLIDDVLTAENLSKTFDQDLLLERSGDRFFARRR
- a CDS encoding enoyl-CoA hydratase/isomerase family protein, encoding MGEFVRLEVDGGIGTIRLERPPVNAINNQVQAELGEAAEEATERADVRAVILYGGEKTFCGGADVKEMAARSYAEMRSFGTALQNTVAAVAAIPKPTVAAITGYALGGGLELALAADRRIAGDNVKVGQPEILLGIIPGAGGTQRLARLVGPSKAKDLVFTGRFAKAEEALSLGIVDELVAPDDVYTAAHKWAAQFANGPAVALANAKAAIDGGLDGDLASGLKLETYLFTALWATEDQTNGMQSFIENGPGKATFEGK
- a CDS encoding serine/threonine-protein kinase — its product is MTGTENQAEGRLIAGRYRLERRIGGGAMGVVWLAKDELLDRTVALKHLLLTAGLSAEEAEHARKRSSREARIAARLQHRHAITVFDVADDDGMPVLVMEYLPSQSLAEVLTARGPLPPEEVARIGAHAASALAEAHAAGIVHRDVKPGNILLGEDGTAKITDFGISRATDDGTLTGSGAFAGTPAFLSPEAARGERPTAASDVFSLGATLYAIVEGRFPYGDSDNQMALLYSAAAGRVNPPQQAGPLTAVLDRMMRVDPEERPTMAEVATELEKLASPTPEERRRSRALVWAGAGAVVLVAAVVTTLLLVNNGSGGQNASPPASSAQQPAPSSQQQAPPPTTGRTTSSSSSAPPSSTSHPSTSAATTTDPVQFMRDYYAAMPGGISAGWAKLSPAMQGQVGYPYYQRYWSEMSSFQVVSGPQLVGANTVESTLDFVQRGQHFRERHRVTLIESDGRLLVNSDSSSNA
- a CDS encoding class I SAM-dependent methyltransferase, which produces MAYAFSLGDVAFLRSAEGRNALAGCAELDPTRIADVEAARRIVGERAAAVLETVALRRKARAKLDADDWLFTGDALQQASASAVARHRAARLEGLDVHDVTCSIGADLAELARVARRVVGSDLDEVRLAMARHNCPGVPLVRADALRPVSRGTVVVADPARRDARGRRWRPEDFAPPLGELAEVYAGRELAVKVSPGLDRAALPWADEVELVSLDGQVREACLWTGDLATAARRATVLRSDGPQWTVTSDEPDDVGAGEPGEWIIDPDGAVVRAGLVKHYGARHGLWQLDERIAYLTGDEPPPGVRAFRIVEHGPYQEKSLRALLKRHEIGRLEILVRGLDLDPDALRKRLKLGGPREATVVLTRIGRSPVNFLCQASRIPA
- a CDS encoding TetR/AcrR family transcriptional regulator C-terminal domain-containing protein, giving the protein MPHPYARIVAELQRRIATGELRPGDRVPSTRQLTQEWGVAMATATKALSTLRQQGLVRAVQGVGTVVADGRRAPRAEPEQELTRERVVAAAIQVADAEGMANVSMRRIATELGVATMSLYRHVPGKEELVVLMVDTAIAEESLPETPPDGWRARLELSSRLQWRLYRKHRWLAPAISMTRPQALPNALNHTEWSLRALAGVEPKARLYAYLTVFGYVRGVAMNLEAEAQAEQDTRLTPDEWMDTQEDFLKPLVDSGRLPAFAELVTHDIDFELEDLFEFGLARVLDGLEKLVVPPMR
- a CDS encoding cysteine dioxygenase, whose protein sequence is MTQSVLDIEIHPQLSGVLTHELLDPSRLLWTSSQLAALTGRVARELTGPLHEILHFDVDQRWWARLALTDGVELWLLSWLPGQQTKPHDHGGAAGSFTVLRGEVTEEYRYPGGPIRTRTHGTGTGIGFGAGRAHQVTGAGTEPAATVHAYSPPLVPTREYRSLADVPAEIPPLPVILER
- a CDS encoding class I SAM-dependent methyltransferase, with translation MSDPAPNPHATAEEVQAAYADPKLANVLYHDWEAGTYDEKWSISYDERCISYATDVFNAVAGEDGQPYPTAMELGSGTGFFLLNLMQGGVIKKGSVTDLSPGMVQVALRNAEKLGLDVDGRVADAERIPYPDDSFDLVVGHAVLHHIPDVPAALREVLRVLKPGGRFVFAGEPTKVGDFYARKLGQFTWWLTTNVTKLGPLNSWRRPQEELDESSRAAALEAVVDIHTFDPSELERMSLGAGAVDVKAVTEEFAAALAGWPIRTFEAAVPQEKLTVRWRMFAYHLWLRLSALDRKLLSKVLPRELFYNVMITGRKPSAPVEL
- a CDS encoding HAD family acid phosphatase is translated as MSGLVKLAAAAAIGATVAGGATALATQGGGSHEPANIGQVKLDVKAYYGDTVDAAGHHHESDTSRWARDTQRQADQAQQYLARRLQQGVRNPAIVLDVDDTSEVTYGWEADNDFGFDPVKQQQAIDNGTFPAIKPTLHLANWAAQHGVKVYFLTGRSQHQGPASLKNLANEGYPAPAEAYFKPEGTAPAYLDCGLTCTTVQYKSETRAHIESTGADIVLNLGDQYSDLEGGHAEKGVKLPNPMYYLP